From Sphingobium sp. RAC03, a single genomic window includes:
- a CDS encoding phage portal protein, whose translation MKFFGMKAAASADVRPVLARAWGTGAVALGEWPASYEAQVRSGVMGNAVAQRAMRLVSEGAGACPLKVGGVEDTARVLALVARASAGQGLVETLACHLLLHGNAYVQVMVGADGMPAELFALRPERVSVEADARGWPAAYLYRVGESVTRLSPDDGAGRPSVLHLKALHPLDDHYGLGCVGAAAGPVAIHNAASVWNKALLDNAARPSGAMVYEPGDGSVLSPDQFERVKREMEVAFAGAANAGRPMLLEGGLRWQAMSLTPAEMDFVGLKAAAAREIALAFGVPPMLMGLPGDNSYANYREANKALWRQTILPLVAKIGAGLGQGLAGWWPGLRIETDLDGVAALSDERAALWDRVVAVDFLSGDEKRALLGIA comes from the coding sequence ATGAAATTTTTTGGGATGAAGGCGGCGGCATCTGCGGATGTCCGGCCGGTGTTGGCGCGCGCCTGGGGGACCGGGGCGGTGGCTTTGGGGGAGTGGCCGGCGAGCTATGAGGCGCAGGTGCGCAGCGGGGTGATGGGCAATGCGGTGGCGCAGCGGGCGATGCGGTTGGTGTCCGAAGGGGCGGGCGCCTGTCCGTTGAAGGTTGGTGGCGTCGAGGACACGGCGCGGGTGTTGGCGCTGGTGGCGCGCGCGTCGGCGGGGCAGGGGTTGGTGGAGACGCTGGCTTGTCATTTGTTGTTGCACGGCAATGCCTATGTGCAGGTGATGGTGGGGGCGGATGGGATGCCCGCCGAGCTGTTTGCGCTGCGGCCTGAACGGGTGTCGGTGGAGGCGGATGCGCGGGGGTGGCCTGCGGCCTATCTCTATCGGGTGGGGGAGAGCGTGACGCGGCTGTCGCCCGACGATGGCGCGGGGCGGCCGAGCGTGTTGCATCTGAAGGCGCTGCATCCGCTGGACGATCATTATGGGCTGGGGTGCGTTGGGGCGGCGGCGGGGCCGGTGGCGATCCACAATGCGGCCAGCGTCTGGAATAAGGCGCTGCTTGACAATGCGGCGCGGCCGAGCGGGGCGATGGTCTATGAGCCGGGCGATGGGTCGGTGCTGTCGCCCGACCAGTTCGAACGGGTCAAGCGCGAGATGGAGGTCGCCTTTGCGGGTGCGGCCAATGCCGGGCGGCCGATGCTGCTGGAGGGCGGCTTGCGTTGGCAGGCGATGAGCCTGACGCCCGCCGAGATGGACTTCGTGGGGTTGAAGGCGGCGGCTGCGCGGGAGATTGCGCTGGCCTTCGGCGTGCCGCCGATGCTGATGGGGCTGCCCGGCGACAATAGTTACGCCAATTATCGCGAGGCGAACAAGGCGCTGTGGCGGCAGACGATCTTGCCGCTGGTCGCGAAGATCGGCGCGGGGTTGGGGCAGGGGCTGGCCGGATGGTGGCCGGGGCTGCGGATCGAGACGGATCTGGATGGCGTGGCGGCGCTGAGCGATGAGCGGGCGGCGCTGTGGGACCGGGTGGTGGCGGTGGATTTTCTGAGTGGGGATGAGAAGCGGGCGTTGCTAGGAATCGCTTAG
- a CDS encoding glutathione S-transferase family protein, which yields MIIHGSRPSPFVRKVIAFAAEKGIEVEVQAAGFGRGGDGYLNGSPFGKIPALEDGDFLLCDSTAIITYMDALRPGTEMIPAEPKARARTIWYEEFGDTVVQPVGAKMFFNRAVAKLVKREPDLAAADKAEAEELPGLYDYLEGVLPESGWLVEDRFTLADLAAGCPLINIGYVSDALDTARWPKVAAWLDRVKARPSVAAAMELEAPTIQAMLEK from the coding sequence ATGATTATCCACGGGTCGCGGCCATCGCCCTTCGTGCGCAAGGTGATCGCCTTTGCCGCCGAGAAGGGCATCGAGGTCGAGGTGCAGGCGGCCGGGTTCGGGCGCGGGGGCGATGGCTATCTGAACGGGTCGCCCTTCGGCAAGATACCGGCGTTGGAGGATGGCGACTTTCTGCTGTGCGATTCGACCGCGATCATAACCTATATGGATGCGTTGCGCCCCGGCACGGAGATGATCCCGGCCGAACCCAAGGCGCGGGCGCGGACGATATGGTATGAGGAATTTGGCGATACGGTGGTGCAGCCGGTGGGGGCCAAGATGTTCTTCAACCGGGCGGTGGCAAAGTTGGTGAAGCGCGAGCCGGACCTGGCGGCGGCGGACAAGGCGGAGGCCGAGGAACTGCCGGGACTCTATGATTATCTGGAGGGTGTGTTGCCGGAAAGCGGCTGGCTGGTGGAGGATCGCTTCACGCTGGCGGATCTGGCGGCGGGCTGTCCGTTGATCAATATCGGCTATGTGTCCGACGCGCTGGATACGGCGCGCTGGCCCAAGGTGGCGGCGTGGCTGGACAGGGTGAAGGCGCGGCCGAGCGTGGCCGCGGCGATGGAACTGGAAGCGCCGACGATCCAGGCGATGCTGGAGAAATAA
- a CDS encoding ParD-like family protein: MGIVKIADDLHEQARRASVPMCRSINAQAEYWMKIGMLAEANPTLSFNDIVRQQYAAANVELAQRAAA; the protein is encoded by the coding sequence ATGGGCATCGTAAAAATCGCCGACGACCTCCACGAACAAGCCCGCCGCGCCAGCGTGCCCATGTGCCGCTCCATCAATGCGCAGGCAGAATATTGGATGAAGATCGGCATGTTGGCCGAAGCCAATCCCACCCTCTCCTTCAATGACATCGTCCGCCAGCAATATGCCGCCGCCAATGTCGAACTGGCGCAACGGGCCGCCGCCTGA
- a CDS encoding DUF6127 family protein, whose amino-acid sequence MTADAEMLARLVAQAQGVPGAVDMVMIRALVEEASELGAGRALERLGLADRRAEGDVRELRELLRAWRDAKKAARGAVIGWVVRIGLALLLLGMAVKMGLLGLVRA is encoded by the coding sequence ATGACGGCGGATGCGGAGATGCTGGCGCGGTTGGTGGCGCAGGCGCAGGGGGTGCCGGGCGCGGTGGACATGGTGATGATCCGCGCGCTGGTGGAGGAGGCGAGCGAGCTGGGCGCGGGGCGGGCGCTGGAGCGGCTAGGGCTGGCCGACCGGCGGGCCGAGGGCGATGTGCGCGAATTGCGCGAACTGCTGCGCGCCTGGCGCGACGCGAAAAAGGCGGCGCGCGGGGCGGTGATCGGCTGGGTGGTGCGGATCGGGCTGGCGCTGCTGCTGCTGGGGATGGCGGTGAAGATGGGGTTGTTGGGGTTGGTGCGGGCGTGA
- a CDS encoding DNA-packaging protein — MQSSHIEWLAERPGERDRLLRSLGPVASEALAHDWGAVARPGQVAPPGDWRIWLMMAGRGFGKTRAGAEWVRGIAEADPGARIALVGATLGEARRVMVEGASGLLAIAPWWCRPVFAPALRKLIWPNGAVATLFGAAEPESLRGPQFSHGWADEIAKWPFAESAWDNLMMTMRLGSAPRVMATTTPRPVALVRRLVADGDVVVTRGRTVENKANLADGFIAAMTRSYGGTRLGRQELDGELIEEVAGALWSRDLIERCRVAHVPGGAGDAALLTRVVVAVDPPASAHGDACGIVVVGLGRDGRGYVIADASVEGCSPEVWARAAAAAALVHGADKVVAEANNGGAMVTSVLRAAEEALPVRLVHASRGKVARAEPVAALYEAGRVAHRGAFPELEDEMCGLVLGGGYEGPGRSPDRADALVWALSELMLGRQGVAQVRGL, encoded by the coding sequence ATGCAGAGTTCGCATATCGAATGGCTGGCCGAGCGGCCGGGCGAGCGCGACCGGCTGTTGCGGTCGCTGGGGCCGGTGGCGAGCGAGGCGCTGGCGCATGATTGGGGTGCGGTGGCGCGGCCGGGGCAGGTAGCACCGCCGGGCGACTGGCGCATCTGGCTGATGATGGCGGGGCGCGGCTTTGGCAAGACGCGGGCCGGGGCGGAATGGGTGCGCGGGATTGCCGAGGCTGATCCGGGCGCGCGGATCGCGCTGGTGGGCGCGACGCTGGGCGAGGCGCGGCGGGTGATGGTGGAAGGCGCGTCGGGCCTGCTGGCGATTGCGCCCTGGTGGTGCCGCCCGGTCTTTGCGCCGGCGCTGCGCAAGCTGATCTGGCCCAATGGCGCGGTGGCGACCCTGTTCGGGGCGGCGGAGCCGGAGAGTTTGCGCGGGCCGCAGTTCAGCCATGGCTGGGCCGACGAGATCGCCAAATGGCCTTTTGCGGAAAGCGCCTGGGATAATCTGATGATGACGATGCGGCTGGGCAGTGCGCCACGGGTGATGGCGACGACGACGCCGCGGCCGGTGGCGCTGGTGCGGCGGCTGGTGGCGGATGGCGATGTAGTGGTGACGCGCGGGCGGACGGTGGAGAATAAAGCCAACCTGGCCGATGGCTTCATCGCGGCGATGACGCGCAGCTATGGCGGCACGCGGCTGGGGCGGCAGGAATTGGACGGCGAATTGATCGAGGAGGTGGCGGGGGCTTTGTGGAGCCGCGACCTGATCGAGCGGTGCCGGGTGGCGCATGTGCCGGGCGGCGCGGGCGACGCGGCGCTGCTGACGCGGGTGGTGGTGGCGGTCGATCCGCCCGCGTCCGCGCATGGCGATGCGTGCGGGATCGTGGTGGTGGGCCTCGGCCGGGACGGGCGCGGCTATGTGATCGCGGACGCGAGTGTCGAGGGCTGCTCGCCCGAAGTCTGGGCGCGCGCGGCGGCGGCGGCGGCGCTGGTGCATGGCGCGGACAAGGTGGTGGCCGAGGCGAATAATGGCGGCGCGATGGTGACCAGCGTGCTGCGCGCGGCGGAGGAGGCGCTGCCGGTGCGGCTGGTCCATGCGAGCCGGGGCAAGGTGGCGCGGGCCGAGCCAGTGGCGGCTTTGTACGAAGCCGGGCGGGTGGCGCATCGCGGGGCTTTCCCGGAGCTGGAGGATGAGATGTGCGGGCTGGTGCTGGGCGGCGGCTATGAGGGGCCGGGGCGATCGCCGGACCGGGCGGATGCGCTGGTGTGGGCGCTGAGCGAATTGATGCTGGGGCGGCAGGGCGTGGCGCAGGTGCGGGGGTTGTGA
- a CDS encoding phage major capsid protein, with product MTDALESSFDAVVQGERIAALEADLGALRVAMQRPALDGVKGGAPGSFGDPARSAFVDRYVRQGLEAGVELKSFSGATGAAGGYAVPREIDQLIGTTLKALSPIRSIANVVRTGTAGYRKLVSAGGIVSGWASETGARAETGTPVFNEIVPPSGELFANPAASQAMLDDAQFDVEGWLASEIAREFAVAEGAAFVTGNGTNKPKGFLTYTTTNEADAVRAFGSLQYVASGAAGAFPASDPQNKLIDLVQSLRAPYRQGACFVMNSATLAVIRKMKTSDGAFIWQPGLSAGQPATLLGYPVVEAEDMPDISANSLSIAFGNFQAGYVVAERNETSILRDPFSNKPFVHFYAVKRIGGGVANSEAIKLMRFAAS from the coding sequence ATGACGGATGCTTTGGAGAGCAGCTTTGATGCGGTGGTGCAGGGGGAGCGGATTGCGGCTTTGGAGGCGGATTTGGGGGCTTTGCGGGTGGCGATGCAGCGGCCGGCGCTCGATGGGGTGAAGGGCGGGGCGCCAGGAAGTTTTGGCGATCCGGCGCGCAGTGCTTTTGTCGATCGCTATGTGCGGCAGGGGCTGGAAGCGGGGGTGGAGCTGAAGAGCTTTTCCGGCGCTACCGGCGCGGCCGGGGGTTATGCGGTGCCGCGCGAGATCGATCAGTTGATCGGCACGACGCTCAAGGCGCTGTCGCCGATCCGCAGCATTGCCAATGTCGTGCGGACGGGGACGGCGGGTTATCGCAAGCTGGTGAGCGCGGGCGGGATCGTGTCGGGCTGGGCGAGCGAAACGGGCGCGCGGGCCGAAACGGGGACGCCGGTCTTCAACGAGATCGTGCCGCCATCGGGTGAATTGTTCGCCAATCCGGCGGCATCCCAAGCGATGCTGGATGATGCGCAGTTCGATGTCGAGGGCTGGCTGGCGAGCGAGATTGCGCGGGAATTTGCGGTGGCGGAAGGGGCGGCCTTCGTCACCGGCAATGGGACGAACAAGCCCAAGGGGTTCCTGACCTATACGACCACGAACGAAGCGGACGCGGTGCGCGCGTTCGGGTCGCTACAATATGTGGCGTCGGGCGCGGCGGGGGCTTTCCCGGCCTCGGACCCACAGAACAAGCTGATCGACCTGGTGCAGAGTTTGCGCGCGCCCTATCGGCAGGGGGCGTGTTTCGTGATGAACTCGGCGACGCTGGCGGTGATCCGCAAGATGAAGACGAGCGACGGGGCGTTCATCTGGCAGCCGGGGTTGAGTGCGGGGCAGCCCGCGACGTTGCTCGGCTATCCGGTGGTCGAGGCGGAGGATATGCCCGACATCAGCGCCAACAGCCTGTCGATCGCCTTTGGCAATTTCCAGGCGGGCTATGTCGTGGCCGAGCGCAACGAGACGAGCATCCTGCGCGATCCGTTCAGCAACAAGCCGTTCGTGCATTTCTATGCGGTCAAGCGGATCGGCGGGGGTGTGGCGAATAGCGAGGCGATCAAATTGATGCGGTTTGCGGCTTCGTAG
- a CDS encoding HK97 family phage prohead protease: MDQDVRFAGYAAIFDRVDRGGDVVRAGAFGGAVAAGVPLLWQHGPGSVIGTVERLAEDARGLRVIGRVSVRTAAGREAAAALRAGAIDGLSFGYRVKAARGGGAGLGPRELLALELVEVSLVSHPMQEGARVIRVE; encoded by the coding sequence ATGGATCAGGACGTGCGCTTTGCGGGCTATGCGGCAATTTTCGATCGGGTGGATCGGGGCGGCGATGTGGTGCGGGCGGGCGCGTTTGGCGGCGCGGTGGCGGCGGGCGTGCCGTTGCTGTGGCAGCATGGGCCAGGCAGCGTGATCGGGACGGTCGAGCGGCTGGCGGAGGATGCGCGCGGGTTGCGCGTGATCGGGCGGGTGTCGGTGCGCACGGCGGCCGGGCGCGAGGCGGCGGCGGCGCTGCGGGCGGGTGCGATCGATGGGCTCTCGTTCGGATATCGGGTGAAGGCGGCGCGCGGCGGTGGAGCCGGTTTGGGGCCGCGCGAATTGCTGGCGCTGGAGCTGGTGGAGGTGAGTTTGGTGAGCCATCCGATGCAGGAGGGGGCGCGGGTGATTAGGGTGGAGTGA
- a CDS encoding YdcH family protein: protein MSEHGQDLHSLFPQATDRLHDLKLNDAHFRTLADRYHALLGEITPIEDGTAPASDERLEDLKKQRLALLDQIGTLIAAEPA from the coding sequence ATGAGCGAACATGGCCAGGATCTGCACAGCCTCTTCCCGCAAGCCACCGACCGGCTGCACGACCTCAAACTCAACGACGCGCATTTCCGCACGCTGGCGGATCGCTATCACGCCCTGCTCGGTGAAATCACCCCGATCGAGGACGGCACCGCCCCCGCCTCGGACGAGCGGCTGGAGGATCTCAAGAAACAGCGCCTCGCCCTGCTCGACCAGATCGGCACGCTGATCGCCGCCGAACCCGCCTGA
- a CDS encoding M28 family peptidase yields MKILTLLVAASALSTPAIAQTQAPDPARLKATVEKLVSFGTRHTLSSASDPKRGIGAARAWAAKEFAAIGKTCGGCLKVESVSERFTGPRVPNGADVVDVLAIQTGTGDPNQVVIIAAHIDSRVSDVMDFTSDAPGANDNGSGSALVMEAARVLAGEKFDGTIVYALLSGEEQGLLGGKLLANAAKARGWQVRAMLNNDIVGNTTGQNGRIVSDRVRVFSEGIRSAEDAKAGLTRRGIGGEDDGPSRALAKAIDDIAEANPQIGLDVFAVRRPDRFGRGGDHTPLLEAGYPAVRFSVGIENYDRQHQDLRVEGGRDYGDTVKGMDFPYLAKVTALNVAALRTLANAPAAPAVVSLDGALSMDTRVFWDAVPGASAYKVFWRRADAQDWADSRVVTGATETVLKDVVVDDHFIGVAAIGKGGAASIVTFGGMAPRK; encoded by the coding sequence ATGAAAATCCTGACTTTGCTCGTTGCTGCTTCGGCGCTTTCCACTCCTGCCATCGCGCAGACCCAGGCGCCTGATCCGGCGCGGCTCAAGGCGACGGTCGAGAAACTGGTGAGTTTCGGGACGCGGCATACGCTTTCGTCGGCGAGCGACCCCAAGCGGGGGATTGGGGCGGCGCGGGCTTGGGCGGCGAAGGAGTTTGCCGCGATCGGCAAGACGTGCGGCGGGTGTTTGAAGGTCGAGAGCGTGTCGGAGCGCTTTACCGGGCCGCGGGTGCCCAATGGCGCGGATGTGGTGGATGTGCTGGCGATCCAGACTGGGACGGGTGATCCGAATCAGGTGGTGATCATCGCCGCGCATATCGACAGCCGGGTCAGCGATGTGATGGACTTTACCAGCGATGCGCCGGGCGCGAATGATAATGGGTCGGGTAGCGCGCTGGTGATGGAAGCGGCGCGGGTGCTTGCCGGAGAGAAGTTCGACGGGACGATCGTTTACGCTTTGCTGTCGGGTGAGGAGCAGGGTTTGTTGGGCGGCAAGCTGCTGGCGAACGCCGCCAAGGCGCGCGGCTGGCAGGTACGGGCGATGCTGAACAACGATATTGTCGGCAACACGACCGGGCAGAATGGCCGGATCGTTTCTGACCGGGTGCGGGTGTTTTCCGAAGGGATACGGTCGGCCGAGGATGCCAAGGCGGGGCTGACGCGGCGGGGCATCGGTGGCGAGGATGATGGGCCGTCGCGGGCGCTGGCCAAGGCGATCGATGACATTGCCGAGGCCAATCCGCAGATCGGGCTGGACGTGTTCGCGGTGCGGCGGCCCGATCGCTTCGGGCGCGGTGGCGATCATACGCCGCTGCTGGAGGCGGGCTATCCCGCCGTGCGCTTTTCGGTGGGGATCGAAAATTACGACCGGCAACATCAGGATCTGCGCGTCGAGGGTGGCCGGGATTATGGCGATACCGTCAAGGGGATGGACTTTCCCTATCTGGCGAAGGTGACGGCGCTCAATGTCGCGGCGTTGCGGACGCTGGCGAACGCGCCGGCTGCGCCTGCGGTCGTGTCGCTTGATGGCGCGCTGTCGATGGATACGCGGGTGTTCTGGGACGCAGTGCCGGGGGCGAGCGCGTACAAGGTGTTTTGGCGGCGGGCCGATGCGCAGGATTGGGCGGACAGCCGGGTCGTGACCGGCGCGACCGAGACGGTGCTGAAGGATGTGGTGGTCGATGATCATTTCATCGGCGTGGCGGCGATCGGCAAGGGTGGCGCGGCGAGCATCGTGACGTTCGGGGGCATGGCCCCGCGCAAATAG
- a CDS encoding DJ-1/PfpI family protein produces MRVAVLTFDGFNELDSFVALALLNRVKGWRAEICAPDAIVTSMNGVEVRTQQPLEWAAQADVVLVGSGARRLEVANDAALMARIRLDPARQLIGSQCSGALILGALGLVGDMPVCTDRTSQPMAIAAGLRVLEAPFVARGNVASAGGCMAAHYLAAWAIARGAGGEAARSVIDYVAPVGEKAETVARVMAVIAPFVADVSQAA; encoded by the coding sequence ATGCGGGTTGCGGTTTTGACGTTTGATGGGTTCAATGAACTGGACAGTTTCGTGGCGCTGGCGTTGCTGAACCGGGTGAAGGGGTGGCGGGCGGAGATTTGTGCGCCGGATGCCATAGTCACGTCGATGAACGGGGTTGAGGTACGCACGCAGCAGCCGCTGGAATGGGCGGCGCAGGCGGATGTGGTGCTGGTGGGCAGCGGGGCGCGGCGGTTGGAGGTGGCCAATGATGCGGCGTTGATGGCGCGCATAAGGCTGGACCCCGCGCGGCAATTGATCGGGTCGCAATGTTCGGGCGCGCTGATATTGGGGGCGCTGGGGCTGGTCGGTGACATGCCGGTCTGCACCGACCGGACGAGCCAGCCGATGGCGATCGCGGCGGGGCTGCGCGTGCTGGAGGCGCCGTTCGTGGCGCGCGGCAATGTGGCGAGCGCGGGCGGGTGCATGGCGGCGCATTATCTGGCGGCCTGGGCGATCGCGCGCGGGGCGGGGGGCGAGGCGGCGCGCAGCGTGATCGACTATGTCGCGCCGGTGGGCGAAAAGGCGGAGACGGTGGCACGGGTGATGGCGGTGATCGCGCCGTTCGTGGCGGACGTTTCCCAGGCGGCATGA